The following are from one region of the Nicotiana tabacum cultivar K326 chromosome 3, ASM71507v2, whole genome shotgun sequence genome:
- the LOC107809420 gene encoding nuclear intron maturase 1, mitochondrial-like encodes MLLRTKFKHLPCTKSIRYISHLSRKPRHRNSIPLSQQQDPHALLKEDPVEILSNLWIKTFSQPQNLFTNITGFLSKLDLWVLAYQRTYAHFTGSFPPRNALHSHVLSDLSSLRNTVIHGKFLWNAKTHQLIRGPNEKPITEQLSRRQLHNILTSKTPPFQDTVVQQVLLMILEPIFEPRFSSKSHAFRPGRNPHTVVRTIRSNFAGYLWFLKGDISEVFDDVDVNVVMGSLEKAVKDKKVLNLIKSGLRAPVRSRLGEEEDEEEKNSKKRKQGRTKKRILNENDRKPDPYWLRTFFDFAPQEAAKIPNYGCCGILSPLLANVFLSELDHMMEQKIVEFFRPCERDAIWKYSMDDGCHNPAWPEFVPSSGKEKTRKMDFIRFGGHFLVGIRGPRQDAVEMRKEIIEFCERIFGVRLDNSKIEVEHISRGIQFLDHIICRRVIYPTLRYTASGGNIVSEKGIGTLLSVAASLQQCIRQFRKLKLVKGDRDPEPLPCTPMLYSGQAHTNSQMNKFLETMAEWFRYADNRRKVVGFCAYVVRSSLAKLYAARYRLKSRAKVYKIASRDLSRPLREHTNNSAPEYSDLLRMGLVDAIEGVQFSRTSSIPSCDYTPFPRNWIPDHEKVLCEYINLQDPKFFCQLHKSVKQHGICLPQDEISDIVWEYKTLGVRSLSQRLCGDKGMENASQEVMAAS; translated from the coding sequence ATGTTACTGAGAACAAAGTTCAAACACCTTCCGTGCACCAAGTCCATCCGCTACATCTCCCACCTCTCGCGCAAGCCCCGCCACCGCAACTCCATTCCACTGTCACAGCAACAAGACCCTCATGCCCTCCTCAAGGAAGACCCAGTCGAAATCCTCTCTAATCTCTGGATCAAAACTTTCTCTCAACCCCAAAACCTATTCACTAACATTACCGGTTTTCTCTCAAAGCTCGATCTCTGGGTCCTCGCTTACCAACGCACCTATGCTCATTTCACTGGCTCTTTCCCACCCCGCAACGCTCTCCACTCCCACGTCTTATCCGACCTCTCATCCCTCCGGAATACTGTTATCCACGGAAAATTCCTTTGGAACGCAAAAACCCACCAATTGATTCGCGGCCCTAATGAAAAACCCATTACGGAACAGCTCTCTAGGCGCCAGCTTCACAATATACTGACTTCTAAAACGCCGCCGTTTCAGGACACTGTGGTACAACAAGTTTTACTCATGATTCTTGAACCCATTTTTGAGCCTAGGTTTTCATCAAAGTCCCATGCTTTTCGTCCCGGTAGGAATCCGCATACTGTTGTTAGGACCATCAGAAGTAACTTTGCTGGTTATTTGTGGTTCTTGAAAGGAGATATTAGTGAGGTTTTTGATGATGTTGATGTTAATGTTGTTATGGGTAGTCTTGAAAAAGCTGTGAAGGATAAGAAAGTGTTGAACTTGATCAAATCAGGATTGAGAGCTCCCGTGAGGAGCCGATTAGGAGAGGAGGAAGACGAAGAAGAGAAGAATAgtaagaaaagaaagcaaggtcGGACGAAAAAGAGGATTTTGAATGAGAATGACCGTAAGCCAGACCCTTATTGGTTAAGGACATTCTTTGATTTTGCTCCACAGGAGGCTGCTAAGATACCCAATTATGGTTGTTGTGGAATTCTTAGTCCTTTGCTAGCTAATGTGTTTCTTAGTGAGCTCGATCATATGATGGAACAAAAAATAGTTGAGTTTTTTAGGCCTTGTGAGCGAGATGCGATATGGAAATATTCTATGGATGATGGTTGTCATAATCCTGCGTGGCCTGAGTTTGTTCCTTCAAGTGGGAAAGAGAAGACACGGAAGATGGATTTTATTAGGTTTGGTGGTCATTTCTTGGTTGGAATTCGAGGGCCTAGACAGGATGCGGTGGAAATGAGGAAAGAGATAATCGAATTTTGTGAGAGGATATTTGGGGTTAGATTGGACAATTCAAAAATAGAGGTGGAGCATATTAGTAGGGGAATTCAGTTCTTGGATCATATTATTTGCCGTCGTGTAATTTATCCGACTCTACGTTACACAGCGAGTGGTGGTAATATAGTGAGTGAAAAAGGTATAGGGACTTTGCTCTCTGTCGCTGCTAGCTTGCAACAATGTATTCGCCAGTTTCGGAAGCTCAAGCTTGTGAAAGGTGATAGGGATCCGGAGCCACTGCCTTGCACACCAATGCTTTACTCAGGTCAAGCTCATACTAATTCTCAAATGAACAAATTTCTTGAGACAATGGCTGAGTGGTTCAGATATGCTGATAATCGGAGAAAAGTTGTTGGGTTTTGTGCTTATGTGGTTCGCAGCTCTCTGGCTAAGTTATATGCTGCCAGGTATAGACTGAAATCTCGTGCCAAGGTTTATAAGATTGCCTCCCGTGATTTAAGCCGTCCATTGAGGGAGCACACCAACAATTCTGCACCTGAGTATTCAGATCTTTTGAGGATGGGACTTGTTGATGCTATTGAAGGTGTTCAGTTTTCCCGCACGTCTTCAATCCCATCATGTGATTATACTCCGTTCCCAAGGAACTGGATCCCTGACCATGAGAAGGTGTTGTGTGAATATATCAACTTACAGGATCCTAAGTTTTTCTGCCAGCTGCACAAGTCAGTTAAACAGCACGGTATATGTTTGCCTCAAGATGAGATATCTGATATTGTGTGGGAATATAAGACTCTTGGGGTGCGAAGCTTGTCACAGAGGTTATGTGGTGACAAGGGGATGGAAAATGCTTCTCAGGAAGTAATGGCGGCATCATGA
- the LOC107809421 gene encoding uncharacterized protein LOC107809421 isoform X2 has translation MTWFKDGDGNTRLIHAQVNGRRRRLQLKRIQNSEGNWIEGNDPIVEEEVKFFQAQFHENSVPNVFGIIDHVPSMVTMENNQDLVRQPTKSEIKYVVFGQNGNSAGGPDGFTGVT, from the exons ATGACATGGTTTAAGGATGGGGATGGAAACACAAGACTCATTCATGCTCAGGTTAATGGGAGGCGAAGAAGATTACAATTAAAGAGGATTCAAAATAGTGAAGGCAACTGGATTGAGGGCAATGACCCAATAGTAGAGGAGGAAGTAAAGTTCTTTCAAGCTCAATTTCATGAAAATAGTGTCCCTAATGTTTTTGGGATTATTGACCATGTCCCTAGCATGGTTACTATGGAGAACAATCAAGACCTTGTGAGACAACCTACAAAATCAGAAATCAAGTATGTTGTTTTTGGTCAAAATGGAAATAGTGCTGGAGGACCTGATGGCTTCACTG GAGTTACCTAA
- the LOC107809421 gene encoding uncharacterized protein LOC107809421 isoform X1: protein MTWFKDGDGNTRLIHAQVNGRRRRLQLKRIQNSEGNWIEGNDPIVEEEVKFFQAQFHENSVPNVFGIIDHVPSMVTMENNQDLVRQPTKSEIKYVVFGQNGNSAGGPDGFTDPGTSYQPRC from the coding sequence ATGACATGGTTTAAGGATGGGGATGGAAACACAAGACTCATTCATGCTCAGGTTAATGGGAGGCGAAGAAGATTACAATTAAAGAGGATTCAAAATAGTGAAGGCAACTGGATTGAGGGCAATGACCCAATAGTAGAGGAGGAAGTAAAGTTCTTTCAAGCTCAATTTCATGAAAATAGTGTCCCTAATGTTTTTGGGATTATTGACCATGTCCCTAGCATGGTTACTATGGAGAACAATCAAGACCTTGTGAGACAACCTACAAAATCAGAAATCAAGTATGTTGTTTTTGGTCAAAATGGAAATAGTGCTGGAGGACCTGATGGCTTCACTG